Part of the Candidatus Margulisiibacteriota bacterium genome is shown below.
TTCCTGAGGCTTCTTCTATAAATTTTATGAGAAGCTGTAAATATGGGTTATTGACCGTATGGGAAACATTGAAATATAGCTGGTTCAAGTTGTTCAAATAATTAATAAAAGATATACTTATATTGTATTAATGTTTTAAATTTTAATCTTTAGGCTTTTAGCTATTTATGCGCTCGTAGCTCAGCTGGATAGAGCAACGGACTTCGAATCCGTGTGTCGGGAGTTCAAGTCTCTCCGAGCGCGCCACACTACGCTTTTGTGAAGAAAAAAGAATTAAAGTAGTAAGTCATTTAAAGGTTGCAAAAGCCGGCTAGAATCAGCGTACTTGTTTATTGTTCAAGATAAATGTTTCTGGTATACTGAAGAGGCAAAATAAAAGGTCACGCACCGTTAGCTCAGCTGGTAGAGCATCTGACTCTTAATCAGGTGGCCGAAGGTTCAAATCCTTCACGGTGCACCAATTTTACAATAAGAGGGGTTCATGGAAGGTAAAGAATTTTTTACAAATATAATAAACCTTATAAGAGAGAATTTTTTATATCTATTAAGAAGATATTTTATTTTTAGTGTATTACTTTTAATTATTTTCATGGCTTTTTTTGTTACTTTGTCTGTGTTATTTGGTTCTTCAGTTGTTATATCTAACATAATAGCTTTTTTTATCGGTGGATTAGTTACAATATTTTGTGCCTATTTTGCTTTTCCAATTGCTTTTAAGTTTGTAGAAAGAAAAGAATTAAGTTTATTAGAAAACCCTCCAAAGCTTCTTGATCTTTATTATGCAGTTGGAATTATTTTTTCAATATTTTTAACAGTAATACCTTTGATATTTTTATTTTTGGTCTTTTATGTATATGGTGCAATGGCAACTTTATATTATCTGATGGGTATGGCAATTATTACTTTCTTCCTCCAAGTTTTTGGCGGTCTTTTTGCTAAAGGTGCTGATATTTCTGCAGAACTTTTAGCTAGGGAGGATAATGATGTTGGAGTTAATGACGTTAGAAACGTTTCTGCTTTGGCTGATAAAGTGGGGGATTTTTTAAATAGTGGCTTAGCTATCAATTTTAATTTAATTGAAGCTTTTATCGGAATGTTTGTAGCTGTGATTATTTATGTTGAAGCTTATTTTGTTACTGATGCTATTAATATGAAAGATGCCTTAGTATTAGTTTATTATCCTGTATTAATAGGCATTGGTAGTTTGATTATTACTTTTTTTGTTAGCTTTATGTTTTTGTTTTTAAAGAGGAAGCAGATTATTGCTACAAGCCTTAAACCTTTACATGCGACATATTTTTCTATGCTAATGATTGGTGTGTATATTTATTATGTAACTCTTGGTTACAATCTACCGTTGATTTGTACTAGTAATTTTTTGTGGTTTTCTAGCCAGTTAAGTCCTTTTATTTGTGTATTAATGGGTGTTATTTTTTCTTTAATAATTGGTCTTATTACTGATCTTTATACATCTGACGCACACAAACAAGTAAAAGATAACGCGTTTTTGTCACAATACAGCTCAGTACTTTCCATTTTTAACTCAATTTCCGTGGGGATGCGGACTACATATATTCCAATTATTATTGCTTCAGTTTTTGTTTTTATTGCGTTTAGGATTTGTGACTATTATGGAATAATTTTAGTGGGAATTGGTTTTGCTTCTATGTTGCCCTTGATGGTTGCCTCCTCCTTTGCTGCACCTTTTTTAGATACTTTAAATGGTGTAGCTAATATGGAAAAGAACGAAGGTAAATTATTAAGAGAAATCCAGAGTATGAATTCTGTTAGTAATACTTTGTCTGCAGTTGGAAAACATGCCTCATCATATGCTGTTTTGTTTATGGCTTTTTCTTTCTTCTTATCTTTTGTTCAAATTTCTGGAATTAACTATAACAGCATTCCTTTGTTTCATCCGGTGATAATGCTTTCATTATTTTTAGGCGGTGTTTTTCCTTATATTTTTGTTTCTGTTTTGATGCGAGCACTTTCTTATACTATAACTGCAATGTTTGATGAGGCAAAGATTCAACTTCAAGAGATACCATATTTAAAGCAAGGAAAAACAACTCCTGATTTAAGAAGGTTTATTAAGATTCATGGTACAAATATTTTGAAGGATTTAATTTTCCCCTGCATCATCATTTTCTTTTTACCTTTTCTTATTGGTAGATTTTTGAGTGTGGAAGTTTTAGCTGCTTTTTTTGTTGGATGTATCATGGTTTCGACTTTTTTATCTATTAGTTATACAAACTCAGGTGTTTTGTTAGATAATGCCAAAAATTATATTGAAAAAGGGTTTTTAGGTGGCAAGGATACAGTTAGATATGCTAATGCTACTGAAGCTGATTTATACGGTGATTGCATGAAGGATGTGCTAGGGCCATCTATTAATGCGTTTTTAAAGGTTGTTATTTTGATAACAATTATTTTTGTGCCGATAATAATTTAAGAAGGGAGTTTGAATATGGGAAAAATGATAATCGCGGGAAACTGGAAAATGAATAAAGATCTTGATGAGGCTGTACAACTAGTCGAGAAGCTTAAAAAGGGATTTAAGAATAAAAATAAGGTAGAGGTAGTAATCTGCCCATCCTTTACTAATCTTTCTTCTGTTAACGAAATAGTTAAAGATTCAGACATAATGCTGGGAGCACAGAATATGTACACTGAGGAAAAAGGTGCATACACTGGTGAAATTAGTGCTTCAATGCTGAAGAGTGTTGGCTGTAAATATGTTATAGTTGGTCACTCAGAAAGAAGACAGTACTTTAATGAAACTAATAGTTTTTTAAATAAAAAGGTGAAAGTGGCACTAGAAAATAACTTAATACCAATTTATTGTGTTGGAGAAACTTTAGAACAAAGGGAGTCTGGCAAAGTTGAAAAAGTAATCAAAGAGCAAATTGAAGACGGACTAAAAGGTGTTTCCTTAGAAGATCTAAAAAAAGTAGTTGTTGCTTATGAGCCTGTTTGGGCTATTGGTACAGGCAAGACTGCTACTCCACAACAAGCAAATGATGTGCATTTTTTTATTCGTAAGCTTCTAAAAGCAATGGCTAATGAAGCTGTTGCAGATTATATTTCAATTCTTTACGGTGGTAGTGTTACTCCAGAAAGCTGTAGGGAGTTAATGTCTAAGTCAGATATTGATGGTGCATTGGTAGGTGGAGCTAGCTTAAAAGCCGATAGCTTTGCAGAAATAATTAATTATTAATAAGGAGATTTAATATGACAATAAGTTACAAAGAATTAGGTTTAGTTAATAGTAAGGAAATGTTTGCTAAGGCAGTAAAAGGTGGATACGCTATTCCTGCATACAACTTTAATAATATGGAGCAGATGCAAGCTATTATTCAGGCTTGTGTAGAAACAAACTCTCCTGTTATATTACAGGTATCTTCAGGTGCAAGAAAATATGCTAATCAGACTTTATTAAGATATATGGCTCAAGGCGCAGTTGAGTATTCTAAAGAGTTAGGAGGAAATATTCCTATTGTTTTACATTTAGACCACGGTGCTGACTTTCAGATTTGTAAGGATTGTATCGACACTGGATTTTCTTCAGTTATGATTGATGGCTCACATCATTCTTTTGAAGAAAACATTAAGCTAACTAAGCAAGTTGTTGAGTATGCACATTCTAGAGATCATTATGTAACTGTTGAGGGTGAGTTGGGTGTGTTAGCTGGCGTTGAAGATGATGTTGTAGCTGCTGAACATGTATATACCCAGCCAGAAGAAGTTGAAGAATTCGTTTCAAAAACAGGTGTAGATAGTTTAGCTATTGCAGTTGGCACTTCCCATGGTGCTTTTAAATTTAAGCCAGGTCAAGATCCAAAAATCAGATTAGATATTCTAGAACAAATCGAAAAAAAGATTCCTGGATTTCCAATTGTGTTGCATGGTTCTTCTTCTGTTCCTCAAGAGTTAGTTGCTATTATTAATGCAAACGGTGGGAAAATGGCTGATGCTATTGGTATTCCTGAAGAGCAGTTAAGGTTAGCTGCTAAGTCATCAGTTTGTAAGATTAACATTGATTCAGATGGAAGATTAGCGATGACTGCTGCTATTAGAAAAGTTTTTAATGATAGCCCAGGTGAGTTTGATCCAAGAAAATATCTTGGTCCAGCTAGGGAGGCATTAAAAGAATTATATAAGTTAAAAAATATTAACGTTTTAGGTAGTGCTGGAAAAGCATAAGTATTTTAGGAGGTAATTGATAGTGGTTAAAGATTTATTAATGATTACGGAGTGTCACAATTCTTTGTTTGAACAAGAAATAAGGAATAGAGAGATTCCTGTTTGTAAGGTTTTTTTTCAAGATGGGGTTTTGTCTCCAATTAGTTTTGAAGAGGAAGGTACGGAATTATATAACAAAGACACACTTAAGGTTAATGAGGTTTTTAAAAATTCTGTAGCAGCCTCTGGCAATAAAGTTTTAAAGGCCAAGGGGCCTAATCCTTCGCCAAAATCTGGGTTAAATGTTGCTGTGTTGTTTTCTGGTGGTCCAGCTGCAGGAGGACATAATGTGGTTGTTGGGCTTAAGAAAATTCTTGGGAACAGTAATACATTGTATGGAATTAAAGCAGGACCAAAGGGGCTTTTGAAGGGAGATCTTTTTGAAGTCACAGAAAAAGATATCGCAAGCATTATTAATACAGGTGGTTTTGGTTTTTTGGGAAGCGATAGAACAAAGATTAAGACAGATGAACAATTTGAAATGGTGAAAAGCACTTGCAAAAAGTATGCTTTAAATGCAATCGTCGTAATTGGTGGAGACGACTCTAACACGAATGCAGCTCTTTTGGCTGAATATCTATATGATATGGGCGTGCAAGTGATTGGTTGTCCAAAAACAATCGATGGCGACCTTCAAGTTGGAGACTTGTTGCCTATTTCTTTTGGGTTTGATACAGCTACTAAAATTTATGCTGAATTAGTTGGTAATATTTTGCAAGATACTCCATCTTCCAGAAAATATTGGCATTTTATAAAGTTAATGGGTAGAAGTGCCTCTCACGTTGCGCTAGAAGTAGCTCTTCAGACAAAGCCTGCTGTCTGCCTTATTTCAGAAGAAATAGAAGCAAAAAACATGTCTTTGGACGATATTATCAATAGTATTGCTAAGGTTGTTGTGACAAGGTCAAAAAAAGGCATTAATTATGGTGTTGTTTTAATTCCAGAAGGTATTATTGAGTTTATTCCTGAAATGAAGACATTAGTTGCAGAGTTAAACGAAAAGATAGCAGAGTTTTCTGAGATATTAGCAAATAAGAATAGGGAAGAAAAAAGAGACTTTATTTATCAAAAGCTTTCAGCAACTAATACAAAGTTAATGGCATCCTTACCTGACTATATTGAAGATATGCTTTTAACAGAAAGAGATTCTCATGGAAATCTACAAGTTTCTCTTATCCCTACAGAAAGACTTATTATTGAAATGGTTCATCGTAGAGTAAAAGAAATGGATTTTGACGTTCCTTTTCACCAACAGCAACATTTTTTTGGGTACGAAGGAAGATGTGGAGCTCCTACCTTATTTGATGCTACATATACTTATAATCTTGGATTAACAGCTGGTTCATTGATTTTAGCTGGGAAAACAGGCTACATTGCCTCTGTGACTTCCTTTGATACGGGTATGACCGTTTTAGGTATTCCCTTAACAGGCCTTTTGAATGTAGAAAGAAGACATTGCAATGATGAGATGGTTATTGAGAAAGCTTTAGTTAAACTAGATTCTCCTGCTTTTCAGTTTTTTGAATCTAGGAGAGAAGACTGGGCAACTCAGAATTTGTTTAATTCTCCAGGTCCGATGCAGTTATGGGGTCCATCAGCAAAGCAAATGCCAATGACTGTAGCTTTAAATAGAGGATATAAAACATTAAATTTTGACTATTAAGGCTCATTGTTTTTTTTTAAACAGTTTGCGAAAGATTATAACGAGGAATTCTTACATAAAGAATTCCTCGTTTGCCTTGTGCTTCCTTATGTTTAATATTAAAATTTAAAGATACTCATGGATAAAAATAAGCAAGGTAAATTTATATGAAGAAAAAATTTTTATTTTTAATATTAAGTGTATATTTGCTTTTTATTGTTTCTGTTCCCTTAGTTTTTTTCTTTTTTTATGGGCCGACGCAGGATTACCGTTGCTCTGTAGCCTTTGATACAAAAAATAAGTCGTTCTTTGTTATAGGTGATAGTTTTGTTTTGGAAAAGGTTTCATTAAATGACCAAGATGTTTCATGGCAAAAAAAAGATGATGTGTATCGATCCACTAATTTTAATTACTCAACAAATAAAACATATAGATTGTTTGTAAAGGATAAACAAGATAATTATCTTGATATAAGCTTTAGATTCCCGCAAGCTTCAATTTTGGATCAACAAATTTTCGATTTTTCTTGTAAAGCTTCTGTTGTAAACCCAAAGTTAACTATAAATAAGAATAATTTAAGTTTTTTTGATGGTGCCTTAGATACTGATTATGTTTTTTCTGAGAAAAATGGGGACATAATAAATATAAAAAATATTGTCGTTGATGTTCAATATCAGACAGAATCCTCTAGAATTTCTTATGGAAAGTTTTTTTCTAGCCTTTTTAGCGAGACTGTTAGATACTCGAAAATAGCTTGGCATTTCTTTGTAGAATTTAATAAATATATTTTTAAAATATCCTCAGCATTATTTAATTTTACAAAGGAGCTTAGTAAACCGATCATCAGGGGCATGGCTAAGGGAGGTTCTGCATCTTTTAACGTCGTGTATGCTAATGATAATTCTTTGTGGAATGGTGTAGTCAGAATTGGGGAGGCGTCAGTCCAAAGGGGAGCTACGGTTTCTGAGCATTTCTTGAAACTATTTAAAAATAATTATTTATTTGTATTCGTTAGTGATATTGGCGGGAATAGCAGTGACTTCGTTGGTTCTATAAATAGCAATACAACTGATGTCTTTAGAGGTGTAAATAAGTTTTTTCAAAAAACGATTATTAGTGAAAGAGTTGAGAAGAAAAAACAAAAAGATGTTGTTATTCAAGATCAGTTAACTTCTAAAATTTATACAGTTGCGACAGAATTAAATAACGTTGAGTTCCTTTGTGTTAATGGCTTAGGGCAGCCATTAGTTAATGAGAGAGTTAAGGTTAGCTTTAAATCCAAAATTAAGAGCAATGCTTCTTTATTGTCACCGATGACTGTTTATACGGACAACTCTGGTGTGATAAAGTTAAGTTTACGATTTGGTTTTAAGGTAAGTGAGCACGAGCTTAAACTTAAAGTCAAGAATAAGAAGTTTGTTTACAACTTTAAAACTGAGCCAGATGTGCC
Proteins encoded:
- a CDS encoding diphosphate--fructose-6-phosphate 1-phosphotransferase produces the protein MVKDLLMITECHNSLFEQEIRNREIPVCKVFFQDGVLSPISFEEEGTELYNKDTLKVNEVFKNSVAASGNKVLKAKGPNPSPKSGLNVAVLFSGGPAAGGHNVVVGLKKILGNSNTLYGIKAGPKGLLKGDLFEVTEKDIASIINTGGFGFLGSDRTKIKTDEQFEMVKSTCKKYALNAIVVIGGDDSNTNAALLAEYLYDMGVQVIGCPKTIDGDLQVGDLLPISFGFDTATKIYAELVGNILQDTPSSRKYWHFIKLMGRSASHVALEVALQTKPAVCLISEEIEAKNMSLDDIINSIAKVVVTRSKKGINYGVVLIPEGIIEFIPEMKTLVAELNEKIAEFSEILANKNREEKRDFIYQKLSATNTKLMASLPDYIEDMLLTERDSHGNLQVSLIPTERLIIEMVHRRVKEMDFDVPFHQQQHFFGYEGRCGAPTLFDATYTYNLGLTAGSLILAGKTGYIASVTSFDTGMTVLGIPLTGLLNVERRHCNDEMVIEKALVKLDSPAFQFFESRREDWATQNLFNSPGPMQLWGPSAKQMPMTVALNRGYKTLNFDY
- a CDS encoding sodium/proton-translocating pyrophosphatase — protein: MEGKEFFTNIINLIRENFLYLLRRYFIFSVLLLIIFMAFFVTLSVLFGSSVVISNIIAFFIGGLVTIFCAYFAFPIAFKFVERKELSLLENPPKLLDLYYAVGIIFSIFLTVIPLIFLFLVFYVYGAMATLYYLMGMAIITFFLQVFGGLFAKGADISAELLAREDNDVGVNDVRNVSALADKVGDFLNSGLAINFNLIEAFIGMFVAVIIYVEAYFVTDAINMKDALVLVYYPVLIGIGSLIITFFVSFMFLFLKRKQIIATSLKPLHATYFSMLMIGVYIYYVTLGYNLPLICTSNFLWFSSQLSPFICVLMGVIFSLIIGLITDLYTSDAHKQVKDNAFLSQYSSVLSIFNSISVGMRTTYIPIIIASVFVFIAFRICDYYGIILVGIGFASMLPLMVASSFAAPFLDTLNGVANMEKNEGKLLREIQSMNSVSNTLSAVGKHASSYAVLFMAFSFFLSFVQISGINYNSIPLFHPVIMLSLFLGGVFPYIFVSVLMRALSYTITAMFDEAKIQLQEIPYLKQGKTTPDLRRFIKIHGTNILKDLIFPCIIIFFLPFLIGRFLSVEVLAAFFVGCIMVSTFLSISYTNSGVLLDNAKNYIEKGFLGGKDTVRYANATEADLYGDCMKDVLGPSINAFLKVVILITIIFVPIII
- a CDS encoding class II fructose-1,6-bisphosphate aldolase translates to MTISYKELGLVNSKEMFAKAVKGGYAIPAYNFNNMEQMQAIIQACVETNSPVILQVSSGARKYANQTLLRYMAQGAVEYSKELGGNIPIVLHLDHGADFQICKDCIDTGFSSVMIDGSHHSFEENIKLTKQVVEYAHSRDHYVTVEGELGVLAGVEDDVVAAEHVYTQPEEVEEFVSKTGVDSLAIAVGTSHGAFKFKPGQDPKIRLDILEQIEKKIPGFPIVLHGSSSVPQELVAIINANGGKMADAIGIPEEQLRLAAKSSVCKINIDSDGRLAMTAAIRKVFNDSPGEFDPRKYLGPAREALKELYKLKNINVLGSAGKA
- the tpiA gene encoding triose-phosphate isomerase; translated protein: MGKMIIAGNWKMNKDLDEAVQLVEKLKKGFKNKNKVEVVICPSFTNLSSVNEIVKDSDIMLGAQNMYTEEKGAYTGEISASMLKSVGCKYVIVGHSERRQYFNETNSFLNKKVKVALENNLIPIYCVGETLEQRESGKVEKVIKEQIEDGLKGVSLEDLKKVVVAYEPVWAIGTGKTATPQQANDVHFFIRKLLKAMANEAVADYISILYGGSVTPESCRELMSKSDIDGALVGGASLKADSFAEIINY